One window from the genome of Ananas comosus cultivar F153 linkage group 13, ASM154086v1, whole genome shotgun sequence encodes:
- the LOC109719297 gene encoding pentatricopeptide repeat-containing protein At1g08070, chloroplastic-like, whose amino-acid sequence MAAPTPPQLQPPLSPSPSPQHQHHNTLLPATTPTPKTLIITSPTSSLLASLRTASAVADLRKLHARAIKSGLFYDPRVQSSLVRMYAKRRACRDALDVLDECSSPNVVCQNELVVGFCRIGDLGSARKVFDGMAERNVVSWSVMVDGYARKGKMDSAQELFDAMPERNHFAWNSLISGYLRCGDVEMARRIFDSMVSDWGVITWTAMISGYVKNLRFKEAVELFIRMQVNGVKPNNVSIVSVLPAIAHLGALFRGRSIHSYVIKLGIELDSILGSALLDMYSKCGCIEGAIRIFENLNKKELSAWNSIILGLAAHGRGIDALDLFLRMQENDPLLIPNGITFIALLSACSHSGLISEGKAVFDLFTNYYRLTANLRHYGCMIDMLGRAGLLKEALEFVEKMPVEPNSIIWKSLISACRVHKDVEMADRVWRKVIESGPQDSGFYVLLANIFNDVGRLEDAGRVRTKMNDMRVTKVSGCSCVEVDGVVHEFFMGGESFHDQSREIICVLHELEGLMEFEEYNM is encoded by the coding sequence ATGGCGGCGCCGACTCCTCCTCAGCTTCAACCCCcactctctccttctccctccccaCAACACCAACACCATAATACACTCCTCCCAGCAACAACACCaacccccaaaaccctaatcatCACCTCTCCCACCTCCTCCCTCCTCGCCTCCCTCCGCAccgcctccgccgtcgccgACCTCCGCAAACTCCACGCGCGAGCCATCAAAAGCGGCCTCTTTTACGACCCCCGCGTCCAGAGCTCTCTCGTCCGAATGTACGCTAAGCGCCGCGCCTGTCGCGACGCGCTCGACGTGCTCGATGAATGTTCAAGTCCAAACGTTGTTTGTCAGAACGAATTGGTCGTTGGGTTTTGTCGAATCGGGGATCTGGGTTCTGCACGTAAGGTTTTCGACGGAATGGCCGAGAGAAATGTCGTTTCTTGGAGTGTTATGGTCGACGGGTATGCGAGAAAAGGGAAGATGGATAGCGCGCAAGAGCTGTTTGATGCAATGCCTGAGAGGAATCACTTCGCGTGGAACTCGTTGATATCGGGGTATTTGAGATGTGGTGATGTGGAAATGGCTCGAAGGATCTTCGATAGCATGGTCTCTGATTGGGGAGTGATCACTTGGACGGCGATGATCTCAGGTTATGTGAAAAATCTACGGTTCAAGGAGGCCGTGGAGCTCTTTATTCGCATGCAAGTAAACGGCGTGAAGCCGAATAATGTCTCAATCGTCAGCGTACTACCTGCGATTGCTCATCTCGGTGCTCTTTTTCGCGGTCGATCGATCCATTCGTACGTCATAAAATTGGGTATAGAACTCGACTCAATCCTTGGCTCTGCTCTTTTGGATATGTACTCCAAATGCGGGTGCATTGAAGGAGCAATAAGAATCTTCGAAAACCTTAACAAAAAGGAGTTATCGGCTTGGAATTCCATTATCTTGGGTCTCGCGGCCCATGGGCGCGGTATAGATGCCCTAGATTTGTTCCTGCGGATGCAAGAGAATGATCCTCTATTGATACCCAATGGTATTACGTTTATCGCTCTTCTTAGCGCATGTAGCCATTCGGGACTAATCAGCGAGGGCAAGGCGGTGTTCGATCTCTTCACAAATTATTACCGACTAACTGCAAATTTACGGCACTATGGATGCATGATCGATATGTTAGGGCGCGCGGGGCTTTTAAAAGAAGCGTTAGAGTTTGTGGAGAAAATGCCGGTCGAGCCAAATTCGATAATCTGGAAGTCTCTAATAAGCGCGTGTCGAGTTCACAAGGACGTTGAAATGGCCGATCGCGTGTGGAGGAAAGTGATCGAATCGGGCCCTCAAGATAGTGGGTTTTATGTTCTTTTAGCCAACATATTTAATGATGTGGGGCGGTTAGAAGATGCCGGTAGGGTGAGAACAAAGATGAACGACATGCGGGTGACGAAGGTCTCGGGCTGCAGCTGCGTCGAGGTGGATGGAGTAGTTCACGAGTTCTTCATGGGAGGTGAGAGTTTTCATGATCAAAGTAGGGAGATTATATGTGTATTGCATGAGTTGGAAGGATTGATGGAATTCGAAGAATATAATATGTAG
- the LOC109719706 gene encoding ATP-citrate synthase alpha chain protein 2 isoform X2 produces the protein MARKKIREYDSKRLLKEHLKRLAAIDLQILSAQVTQSTDFTELVNREPWLSSMKLVVKPDMLFGKRGKSGLVALNLDLAQVAQFVKERLGVEVEMGGCKAPITTFIVEPFVPHDQEYYLSIVSERLGCTISFSECGGIEIEENWDKVKTVFLPAEKPLTSEACAPLIATLPLEVRGKIGDFIKGVFAVFQDLDFTFLEMNPFTLVNGEPYPLDMRGELDDTAAFKNFKKWGDIEFPLPFGRVLNPAESFIHELDEKTSASLKFTVLNPKGRIWTMVAGGGASVIYADTVGDLGYASELGNYAEYSGAPNEEEVLQYARIVLDCATSDPDGQKRALLIGGGIANFTDVAATFNGIIRALREKEAKLKAARMHIYVRRGGPNYQTGLAKMRTLGAELGIPLEVYGPEATMTGICKQAIDCIMSAA, from the exons ATGGCGCGTAAGAAGATCCGTGAGTACGATTCGAAGCGCCTCCTCAAGGAGCACCTCAAGCGCCTCGCCGCGATCGATCTCCAAATCCTATCGGCTCAG GTCACGCAATCGACGGATTTTACGGAGTTGGTGAACAGGGAGCCGTGGCTCTCGTCGATGAAGCTGGTGGTGAAGCCCGACATGCTGTTCGGGAAGCGCGGGAAGAGCGGACTGGTGGCGCTCAACTTGGATCTGGCGCAGGTCGCGCAGTTCGTGAAGGAGCGGCTCGGCGTCGAG GTTGAGATGGGTGGGTGCAAGGCTCCAATTACCACCTTCATTGTCGAGCCGTTTGTGCCCCATGATCAAGAATATTATCTTTCGATCGTATCTGAGCGGCTTGGTTGCACCATTAGTTTCTCGGAGTGTGGAGGGATCGAGATCGAAGAGAACTGGGACAAGGTCAAGACTGTTTTTCTCCCCGCAGAGAAGCCCTTGACTTCGGAGGCCTGTGCTCCATTGATCGCAACACTCCCCTTGGAG GTAAGGGGTAAAATTGGGGACTTCATAAAAGGGGTTTTTGCTGTTTTCCAAG ACCTGGACTTCACATTCCTTGAGATGAACCCGTTTACCTTGGTCAATGGGGAGCCATACCCACTGGATATGAGAGGAGAATTGGATGACACAGCGGCTTTCAAGAACTTCAAAAA GTGGGGAGACATAGAGTTCCCTCTCCCTTTTGGTAGAGTCCTGAATCCTGCGGAAAGCTTTATCCATGAATTGGATGAAAAG ACAAGTGCATCTCTGAAATTCACGGTTTTGAATCCTAAAGGGCGGATATGGACCATGGTTGCAGGTGGTGGTGCCAGCGTCATATATGCTGATACA GTTGGAGATTTGGGCTACGCATCAGAGCTAGGCAACTATGCAGAATATAGTGGCGCTCCAAACGAGGAAGAGGTTCTGCAATATGCCAGAATAGTTCTTGAT TGCGCGACTTCCGATCCTGATGGTCAAAAGAGAGCCCTTCTCATTGGAGGGGGCATAGCTAACTTCACCGATGTTGCCGCCACTTTCAACGGCATTATTCGTGCCCTAAGAGAGAAG GAAGCTAAGTTAAAGGCTGCAAGGATGCACATTTACGTTCGAAGAGGCGGTCCAAATTACCAGACGGGGCTGGCGAAAATGCGGACCCTGGGTGCGGAGCTGGGCATTCCCCTCGAG GTTTACGGACCGGAGGCTACAATGACGGGAATATGCAAACAAGCCATTGATTGCATAATGTCTGCTGCATGA
- the LOC109719706 gene encoding ATP-citrate synthase alpha chain protein 3 isoform X1 — translation MARKKIREYDSKRLLKEHLKRLAAIDLQILSAQVTQSTDFTELVNREPWLSSMKLVVKPDMLFGKRGKSGLVALNLDLAQVAQFVKERLGVEVEMGGCKAPITTFIVEPFVPHDQEYYLSIVSERLGCTISFSECGGIEIEENWDKVKTVFLPAEKPLTSEACAPLIATLPLEVRGKIGDFIKGVFAVFQDLDFTFLEMNPFTLVNGEPYPLDMRGELDDTAAFKNFKKWGDIEFPLPFGRVLNPAESFIHELDEKSVAITCYPLLLQTSASLKFTVLNPKGRIWTMVAGGGASVIYADTVGDLGYASELGNYAEYSGAPNEEEVLQYARIVLDCATSDPDGQKRALLIGGGIANFTDVAATFNGIIRALREKEAKLKAARMHIYVRRGGPNYQTGLAKMRTLGAELGIPLEVYGPEATMTGICKQAIDCIMSAA, via the exons ATGGCGCGTAAGAAGATCCGTGAGTACGATTCGAAGCGCCTCCTCAAGGAGCACCTCAAGCGCCTCGCCGCGATCGATCTCCAAATCCTATCGGCTCAG GTCACGCAATCGACGGATTTTACGGAGTTGGTGAACAGGGAGCCGTGGCTCTCGTCGATGAAGCTGGTGGTGAAGCCCGACATGCTGTTCGGGAAGCGCGGGAAGAGCGGACTGGTGGCGCTCAACTTGGATCTGGCGCAGGTCGCGCAGTTCGTGAAGGAGCGGCTCGGCGTCGAG GTTGAGATGGGTGGGTGCAAGGCTCCAATTACCACCTTCATTGTCGAGCCGTTTGTGCCCCATGATCAAGAATATTATCTTTCGATCGTATCTGAGCGGCTTGGTTGCACCATTAGTTTCTCGGAGTGTGGAGGGATCGAGATCGAAGAGAACTGGGACAAGGTCAAGACTGTTTTTCTCCCCGCAGAGAAGCCCTTGACTTCGGAGGCCTGTGCTCCATTGATCGCAACACTCCCCTTGGAG GTAAGGGGTAAAATTGGGGACTTCATAAAAGGGGTTTTTGCTGTTTTCCAAG ACCTGGACTTCACATTCCTTGAGATGAACCCGTTTACCTTGGTCAATGGGGAGCCATACCCACTGGATATGAGAGGAGAATTGGATGACACAGCGGCTTTCAAGAACTTCAAAAA GTGGGGAGACATAGAGTTCCCTCTCCCTTTTGGTAGAGTCCTGAATCCTGCGGAAAGCTTTATCCATGAATTGGATGAAAAG AGCGTAGCGATAACATGCTATCCTCTTCTACTTCAGACAAGTGCATCTCTGAAATTCACGGTTTTGAATCCTAAAGGGCGGATATGGACCATGGTTGCAGGTGGTGGTGCCAGCGTCATATATGCTGATACA GTTGGAGATTTGGGCTACGCATCAGAGCTAGGCAACTATGCAGAATATAGTGGCGCTCCAAACGAGGAAGAGGTTCTGCAATATGCCAGAATAGTTCTTGAT TGCGCGACTTCCGATCCTGATGGTCAAAAGAGAGCCCTTCTCATTGGAGGGGGCATAGCTAACTTCACCGATGTTGCCGCCACTTTCAACGGCATTATTCGTGCCCTAAGAGAGAAG GAAGCTAAGTTAAAGGCTGCAAGGATGCACATTTACGTTCGAAGAGGCGGTCCAAATTACCAGACGGGGCTGGCGAAAATGCGGACCCTGGGTGCGGAGCTGGGCATTCCCCTCGAG GTTTACGGACCGGAGGCTACAATGACGGGAATATGCAAACAAGCCATTGATTGCATAATGTCTGCTGCATGA